The nucleotide sequence CCGCTTATCTCACCTACCTTGAAACCATCCACATCATCAAGATCTGTAGAGCTTCCTAATGCCAGTGCTTCTTTTTCAAAAACCTCTGCATCCAATTCAAAGTTAGTAAGAGCGCTTACCTGTCTTGTCCCTGCAGAGCTTATGGCGTCCAGCATATCATCAGTAACTGGAATCATTTTGCTTTTCTTGCCAGTGGTACCACTACTGCGTGCCATATAGCCAGGCATTCCTGGCCAGGTTACATTTTCCTCACCGTTTTTGATTCTGCTCCACCACTTTTCATCCATGCTGTTATAATCATGAAACGGAACTGCATTGTCAAAAGCCTCATGAAGATCATCTTCTTTCAAGATGGAACTAAAATCATATTCTTTTCCAAAAGCCGTATCAGCAGCCTTTTCCAGCAATTTCTTAAGTACCTTTTCTTGAGCTGTTTTATGATCATCTACATGAGTGAAAAATTCATGGATGTTAAGTGCAGCTTTAATAATAGGTCCGAGAATAGCCATAAGGTTAGATTTTGATCCAAAAATAAGGTTATTGATTGTGCGATAATTCGCAATGCACAAAAGTTAATATAGCTTTAACCAAAGACTATTGGAGCACGGCCTTGACCTCAAAGATCGTAGGATACAAAGCTTCTTCAAGGTAAAACAACCCGCTTTTACTTATCATATTTGGGAACACATTGTATGGGCTACCGTCATGCTCTGATAAGGTTGTGATTTGCAAACCAGCATCAATCAAGGCCTGGACGACCTCGCTCAGGCTATGGTTCCAGCAGTATTCACGACTTTGAAATGATTCATCTGGACTGGCGTAGCTGCCTTTGTAATCTTCATAGATCACTCCAGTATTGGCATAAGGATAAGTCATTTGCGGTGGTGATGTTTGGTAATCAAACATCCAGGCAATGGGATGAAATTCTACCATATAAAATGTGCCGCCAGGTTGAAGGCATTGAGCAATCATGGTTGCCCAAGGTTTAAGGTCTGGCAACCATCCTATCGTACCATAGCTGGTAAAAATGATATCAAATTTCTGCTGGATGTATTGTGAAGTGTCCAGCACATTACAGCACACAAAATCTGCTGGGATGGAAAGTTCTTGACTTAGCTGTCTCGCGAGTTCAATAGCCGTGTCGCTAATGTCTACGCCAGTTACTACAGCACCTTTGTGCGCCCAACTTAGGGAATCCTGCCCAAAATGGCACTGGAGATGCAGCATACTCTTGCCTAGGACATCGCCTAAAGCTTCTTGCTCGTAATGGTTTAGCGAGTTTTTCGCTTTCGCGAAAGCGAACTTATCATAAAAATGACTGTCATAATGAAACTGCGTGCGAGCATTCCAAGTCTCTTTATTTGTAGCAAACGCCTTATGCAGATCCATGTGGCAATTTAGCAAAGTTTTAGAATTGCTAAACCTAAGGTCGCTAGCCATTTGTTCTACCTTTGAGTGTAAACCTTCCACACATGACTCATTTTAACAGTGCAGACCTCTCATCCATGGAACGCATCTATCGCGGTAATTTGATCAATTGCGTGACAGGTTTCAAGAGTGCAAATTTGTTAGGTACCCAATCTAAAGACGGCGTTGATAACGTCGCCATATTTAGTAGTGTGACACATTTGGGCAGCAATCCGCCGCTTTTTAGTTTTGTGCAGCGACCGCTGGGCTATGGTGTAGATCACACCTATGAGAACCTAAAGGAAACCGGCATCTTAACGCTCAACCACATTAATAGTGAACTCGTGGATCGTGCGCACCAAAGTAGCGCAAAGTATGATCCCAATGTTTCAGAATTTGATCATCTCCAGATAGAAAAACAGGTGCGAGAAGGTTTTACTGCTCCGTTTGTAAAAAACGCTGCCATCCAAGTTGCAGCGCAATATGAAAGCGAGTATTATCTTAAGGAAAATGATTGCATCCTGGTCATATGCCGCATCACCGATATTTTTATCAAAGAAGGCATACAAACTGAAGATGGATGGCTGCATCTGGAAAAAGCCGGAACGGTTACGATCAACGGTCTGGACGGTTATGCCACAACTCAAATGGAAAAACGATTGAGTTATGCCAAGGTAGATGAAGAGCTCAAGGAGTTGGATATCAACTAAAACTGCGACTATCCATAAAAAAATGAAGCAAAGCGCCAGAAACCCCAATAACCTGCCTACCAAAGTTTGCCCAGTTTGTGAACGCGAGTTTACCTGGCGCAAGAAATGGGAAAAGAATTGGGAACATGTGAAGTATTGCAGCAAGAAGTGTAGTAAGTCTAGTTAAGAGTTAAGAGTTAAGAGTTAAGAGTTAAGAGTTAAGAAAGATGTTGACAAACCTGTTTCGAGCGATAGTCGAGAAAAGGTTTTGATTTAAAGTTATTCGCCTATAGCGGCTAATAATTTTAAATGTTCAATGGGACTTGTAATTATAAAGAGATATGAACTTAGTTTGGTTTAGAAACGATTTAAGGATAAGAGACAATCATAGCTTGAAAGCAGCTTGTGATGCAGATGGCGATGTCATAGGAGTTTACTTTTTTGACCCACGATTTTATCAAGGAAGTGATTTTGGGATGGATCTAGAAATCGACCTGCCTTTTGGTAAAACAGGAAAATTCAGGGCTCAATTCATTAGAGAAGCTGTAGAAGATCTAAAAAACCAACTTGCCAAACATCACATACCACTTATGGTTTACCACGACGCGCCTGACCAAG is from Nonlabens sp. YIK11 and encodes:
- a CDS encoding class I SAM-dependent methyltransferase, yielding MDLHKAFATNKETWNARTQFHYDSHFYDKFAFAKAKNSLNHYEQEALGDVLGKSMLHLQCHFGQDSLSWAHKGAVVTGVDISDTAIELARQLSQELSIPADFVCCNVLDTSQYIQQKFDIIFTSYGTIGWLPDLKPWATMIAQCLQPGGTFYMVEFHPIAWMFDYQTSPPQMTYPYANTGVIYEDYKGSYASPDESFQSREYCWNHSLSEVVQALIDAGLQITTLSEHDGSPYNVFPNMISKSGLFYLEEALYPTIFEVKAVLQ
- a CDS encoding flavin reductase family protein — encoded protein: MTHFNSADLSSMERIYRGNLINCVTGFKSANLLGTQSKDGVDNVAIFSSVTHLGSNPPLFSFVQRPLGYGVDHTYENLKETGILTLNHINSELVDRAHQSSAKYDPNVSEFDHLQIEKQVREGFTAPFVKNAAIQVAAQYESEYYLKENDCILVICRITDIFIKEGIQTEDGWLHLEKAGTVTINGLDGYATTQMEKRLSYAKVDEELKELDIN
- a CDS encoding DUF2256 domain-containing protein — its product is MKQSARNPNNLPTKVCPVCEREFTWRKKWEKNWEHVKYCSKKCSKSS